The following proteins come from a genomic window of Yinghuangia sp. ASG 101:
- a CDS encoding GtrA family protein, producing MSASLLKRIKSHRHYPELSKFAVVGGMGYASDVIVFNVLRSTTSLGPISAKALSLTVSIVVSFIGNRQWTYRERASNAGSAKIPMQGLIFVGVTVIGMGIQMAFLGFSHYVLGFTSLLADNISGNLLGMAVATAFRFWGYRTWVFRHTPPGATEPAAAVPGQAVPVEEAPAPEAPERDTAHAPEARVRVGGEDGPAYERSVPRPRDPAGTDR from the coding sequence TTGTCTGCATCGTTGCTCAAGAGAATCAAGTCCCACCGGCACTACCCGGAACTCAGCAAGTTCGCCGTCGTCGGCGGCATGGGTTATGCGTCCGACGTCATCGTCTTCAACGTTCTCCGGTCGACCACGTCCTTGGGACCGATTTCGGCCAAGGCATTGTCGCTGACCGTCTCCATTGTGGTCAGTTTCATCGGGAACCGGCAATGGACGTACCGGGAGCGCGCGTCGAACGCGGGCTCCGCGAAAATCCCGATGCAGGGGCTGATCTTCGTCGGCGTCACGGTCATCGGGATGGGCATCCAGATGGCCTTCCTGGGTTTCTCGCATTACGTCCTCGGATTCACGTCGCTGCTCGCCGACAACATCTCCGGGAACCTGCTGGGTATGGCGGTCGCCACCGCGTTCCGTTTCTGGGGCTACCGGACGTGGGTCTTCCGGCACACCCCGCCCGGCGCGACCGAGCCCGCCGCCGCGGTGCCCGGACAGGCGGTGCCCGTCGAGGAGGCCCCCGCCCCGGAGGCACCCGAGCGCGACACGGCACACGCCCCCGAGGCCCGCGTCCGGGTCGGCGGCGAGGACGGTCCGGCGTACGAGCGTTCGGTGCCCCGGCCGCGGGACCCGGCCGGGACCGATCGGTGA